A single genomic interval of Bradyrhizobium sp. AZCC 1693 harbors:
- the gspM gene encoding type II secretion system protein GspM codes for MSLGDIGSSKVVAGNALTRALTHSPLIAVVLYLAVATGLLATIGLAVVSILDQQRALALTTDLLDQLRGRKARGAASASAERPGTPFLEGPTVTVAGAALLQRVAAAVADVGGTIQSSQVDVLGTQAKDGFVGLVVSCEMEQPALQKLLYDLEAGMPFLFVDQLDVQVPQTTATNEGGTGRIRVVLGVSGQWQGNR; via the coding sequence ATGAGCCTGGGCGATATCGGCTCTAGCAAGGTGGTTGCGGGCAATGCGCTCACGCGCGCGCTGACGCACTCGCCATTGATCGCAGTCGTGCTTTACCTCGCCGTCGCCACAGGCTTGCTCGCGACCATAGGCCTTGCGGTTGTAAGCATCCTCGATCAGCAGCGCGCGCTGGCGCTGACCACGGACCTGCTCGACCAGTTGCGGGGCCGCAAGGCGCGTGGCGCCGCGTCCGCATCGGCCGAGCGTCCCGGCACGCCGTTCCTGGAGGGGCCGACGGTGACGGTCGCAGGCGCGGCGCTGCTGCAGCGGGTCGCCGCGGCGGTCGCCGATGTCGGCGGCACCATCCAGTCGTCGCAGGTCGATGTGCTGGGGACGCAAGCCAAGGACGGCTTTGTCGGCCTCGTGGTCAGTTGCGAGATGGAGCAGCCGGCGCTGCAGAAACTGCTCTACGACCTCGAGGCAGGCATGCCGTTTTTGTTCGTCGACCAGCTCGACGTGCAGGTGCCGCAGACCACGGCGACCAATGAAGGCGGCACGGGACGGATCAGGGTCGTGCTCGGCGTGTCCGGGCAATGGCAGGGAAACAGATAG
- the rfbA gene encoding glucose-1-phosphate thymidylyltransferase RfbA, giving the protein MNRKGIILAGGRGTRLYPLTLATSKQLLPVYDKPLIYYSLTTLMMAGLREILIITTPEEIDQFKLLLGDGRQWGIELAFAIQPHPGGIAEAFLIGRDFLAGGSSALILGDNIFYGDNLRALLRDSAKQAHGATVFAAWVDDPERYGVIEFGPAYRPLRIVEKPKAPKSNYAVTGLYFYDERAVDIVREMKPSARGELEITDVNQWYLERGDLFARAFGRGYAWLDAGTHESLLEASQFIHIVEKRQGLKIACPEEIAFTQGFIDAEQLLRLAEPLKHTAYGQYLIRQAHIS; this is encoded by the coding sequence ATGAATCGCAAGGGAATTATTCTCGCCGGCGGCCGAGGGACGAGGCTATACCCGCTGACGCTGGCGACGTCGAAGCAGCTATTGCCCGTCTACGACAAGCCCCTGATCTATTATTCGCTGACCACGCTGATGATGGCGGGCTTGCGCGAGATTCTGATCATTACGACGCCGGAGGAGATTGACCAGTTCAAGCTCCTGCTCGGCGACGGCAGGCAGTGGGGAATCGAGCTTGCTTTTGCGATTCAGCCCCATCCCGGCGGTATCGCGGAAGCGTTCCTGATCGGCAGGGATTTCCTGGCTGGTGGCTCATCGGCCCTCATCCTCGGCGACAATATTTTCTACGGCGACAATCTGCGGGCGTTGCTCCGCGACTCCGCGAAACAGGCTCACGGCGCAACGGTGTTCGCTGCCTGGGTCGACGATCCCGAGCGGTATGGGGTGATCGAGTTCGGCCCCGCCTACCGGCCGTTGCGGATTGTCGAAAAGCCGAAAGCCCCGAAGTCCAACTACGCCGTGACCGGGCTCTATTTCTACGATGAGCGTGCCGTCGACATCGTACGCGAGATGAAGCCCTCCGCGCGCGGCGAACTTGAGATCACGGATGTCAACCAGTGGTACCTGGAGCGCGGCGATCTCTTTGCGAGAGCTTTCGGGCGCGGCTATGCTTGGCTCGATGCCGGCACGCATGAATCGCTGCTTGAGGCATCGCAGTTCATCCACATCGTTGAGAAACGTCAGGGCCTGAAGATTGCCTGTCCCGAGGAGATTGCCTTCACCCAGGGCTTCATCGATGCCGAGCAATTGCTTCGGCTTGCGGAGCCGTTGAAGCACACCGCGTATGGCCAATATCTCATCCGGCAGGCGCATATTTCTTAA
- a CDS encoding general secretion pathway protein GspK, translating to MMPSAPTSRTNARGFIVIAVLWILAALSALVLIYLTYVTNTAVVVAGSTDRVRTEALVQAGVELAAFQLTGRSEAARPTSGTFNARLGQGRVFVTFRSEAARVDLNTAPKSLLAGLMAGLGAGPADAAVYADRILAWRTPTELGNDDPENSFYRTSGSSYLPRHAPFPATEELWLVRGIPPAIVEQMLPFVTVFSNVAQVNVLDAAPQVLAALPNVTPESLQSLLSQRGDPALDPRSLIAVAGGEGATLSGSRAYRIAVETELPDGRRDAAEVVVLLLESGEEPYRVLSWRNASDGSTAPQKAPSR from the coding sequence ATGATGCCATCCGCTCCGACATCGCGAACGAACGCGCGAGGCTTCATCGTCATCGCGGTGCTGTGGATTCTGGCGGCATTGTCGGCGCTGGTGCTGATCTATCTGACCTACGTCACCAACACGGCGGTGGTGGTTGCCGGCAGCACCGATCGGGTCCGGACCGAGGCGCTGGTCCAGGCGGGGGTCGAACTGGCAGCGTTCCAGCTCACCGGCCGCAGCGAAGCGGCGCGGCCGACCAGCGGAACTTTCAACGCCCGGCTCGGCCAAGGGCGGGTGTTCGTGACGTTTCGTTCCGAGGCTGCGCGCGTCGACCTGAACACGGCGCCGAAGAGCCTGCTCGCTGGCCTGATGGCCGGGCTCGGCGCGGGCCCGGCCGACGCCGCGGTCTATGCCGACCGCATCCTCGCCTGGCGCACGCCGACCGAACTCGGCAACGACGACCCCGAAAATTCGTTCTATCGCACGTCCGGTTCTTCCTATTTGCCGCGGCATGCGCCGTTTCCGGCAACGGAGGAATTGTGGCTGGTGCGCGGGATTCCGCCCGCGATCGTCGAGCAGATGCTGCCATTCGTGACCGTCTTCAGCAACGTCGCCCAGGTCAACGTGCTCGACGCCGCGCCCCAGGTGCTGGCGGCGCTGCCGAACGTCACGCCGGAGAGCCTGCAGTCGCTGCTGTCGCAGCGCGGCGATCCGGCGCTCGACCCGCGGTCGCTGATCGCGGTGGCGGGCGGCGAGGGCGCGACGCTCTCGGGCTCCAGGGCGTACCGGATAGCGGTCGAGACCGAACTGCCGGACGGGCGGCGCGACGCGGCCGAGGTCGTGGTCCTGCTTCTCGAAAGCGGCGAGGAGCCTTATCGTGTATTGTCGTGGCGCAACGCCTCCGACGGCTCCACGGCACCGCAAAAGGCCCCTTCGCGATGA
- a CDS encoding PulJ/GspJ family protein codes for MRRAAPGREAGFTLIEVLMATLLMTVILAALATVTAQWLPNWNRGMARVQRAEKLAIGLERALADLSVAEMIPIGADSKRPLFEGSELSVTFVRTAVGPNTRPGLEIIRLIEKADDQGLALVRERAPFAPMASDGQIRFADQVVLIRAPFRVSFAYAGADQVWQPNWRDKMELPSMIRVTVRDGTTGQVLAVSGAATVHINAPAECARAKSATACLTARSKPDAEKKEEQL; via the coding sequence ATGCGGCGAGCCGCCCCTGGCCGTGAAGCCGGCTTCACACTGATCGAAGTGCTGATGGCGACGCTTTTGATGACGGTGATCCTCGCCGCGCTCGCAACGGTGACGGCGCAGTGGTTGCCGAACTGGAACCGGGGCATGGCGCGGGTGCAGCGCGCCGAGAAACTGGCGATCGGCCTGGAGCGCGCGCTAGCGGACCTGTCGGTGGCCGAGATGATCCCGATAGGCGCCGACAGCAAGCGGCCATTGTTCGAGGGGTCCGAATTGTCGGTCACCTTCGTGCGGACGGCGGTGGGACCCAACACGCGCCCCGGCCTCGAAATCATCCGGCTGATCGAGAAGGCCGACGACCAGGGCCTGGCGCTGGTGCGCGAGCGTGCGCCGTTCGCGCCGATGGCCTCGGACGGCCAGATCCGCTTTGCTGACCAGGTCGTGCTGATCCGCGCGCCGTTTCGGGTGAGCTTTGCCTATGCCGGGGCCGACCAGGTCTGGCAGCCGAACTGGCGCGACAAGATGGAGTTGCCCAGCATGATCCGCGTGACGGTGCGTGACGGCACGACCGGGCAGGTGCTTGCCGTCTCGGGTGCGGCGACCGTCCACATCAACGCGCCGGCCGAATGCGCGCGGGCGAAGAGCGCGACGGCCTGCCTGACCGCGCGGTCGAAGCCGGACGCCGAGAAAAAAGAGGAGCAGCTCTGA
- a CDS encoding autotransporter domain-containing protein: MAYQEQPMARTRQKLHSAGRLSLAALLGTAASCVVPAHAVDATWLGNNAGNPTEWVEPLNWSGGALPDGTATFTNTGQSVVDANGIVTIGTIQFTAAPDAQAYTITNNDTFIVNGAGVINNSTNPQTFNVNASMSFQNSATASGGTLAVTYINASATSFNDTSTAGSAIVTNNGVLEFNTGSTAGSAAITNNAVVNFYDATSGGSANITNLVSGTVSFNGTATANTATIVNDGLVQFTNSSTAGSANITNNNLAALSFGDTSTAGTSTIANFGDIVFNNASKGGSSNITNTGGSLSFNDTSTAELATITNNIGGLTTFNNTSTAGTANITNNFGSTSFLDTSTAANATILNTGPSSTFFTGNSSAGSANITNIDAGTFSAATLFFGAATAATSTITNNIGGSTVFGNSNGADTATAGSAQITNNAGGQTQFLAATTAGNSVITNNAGGFLEFGTSGGGTDTATAGNANITNNGTTTFNASTTGGNAVITTNNGGNVFFLNNSTGGNAQFVTNTGGTFDMSGLGSAGTAAGSIAGAGSYILGAKNLAAGGNNLSTTVSGMISGAGGALTKVGTGALTLTNTNTYTGATIVNGGTLVADGSIAASALTTVNAGGTLSGSGIVGNTAIAGGTLAPGSAGGSIFGPLTVQGNLSFTAASTYMIQVSPANAGRTNVTGMATLGGATVNAVFSPANYVQTQYTILNATGNVSGTFNPTVNSNLANIQSTLSYDANNVYLTVKLGYTPPPGGFSVNQQNVANTLTNYFSSTGSIPAAFAALNAGGLIVASGELGTGIIQSAINADNLFLNMLLDPTIAGRSGGFVPVGSASPYAAEDEASAYTAKRLATPTERAAYAMATKAPLLSAQPLNRWSVWGAAYGGSATTGGNAMVGSQDLSARVWGVVGGADYKVTPNTLLGFALAGGGTNYSLANALGRGSSDLFQAGIFGRHNFGPAYLSAALAYGWHDVTTNRTVTLAGFDQLQARFKAETFSGRFEGGYRFATPFAGITPYAAAQVISFNLPAYAEQAIVGTPLFALNYASQTTTATRTELGLRTDKSIAMQGAMLTLCGRLAWAHDYNPDLAVTALFQALAGTSFVVNGARGNPDAALVSAGAEMKWLNGLSLAGTFEGEFSGNTTSYAGKGVAKYSW, translated from the coding sequence ATGGCTTATCAAGAACAACCGATGGCGCGCACCCGCCAGAAATTGCATTCCGCCGGGCGCCTTTCGCTTGCGGCGCTGCTTGGGACCGCCGCATCCTGTGTGGTCCCGGCCCATGCCGTCGATGCAACCTGGCTCGGAAACAATGCCGGCAATCCCACCGAGTGGGTGGAGCCCCTGAACTGGAGCGGCGGAGCCCTGCCGGACGGAACCGCCACCTTCACCAACACCGGCCAGTCGGTCGTCGACGCCAACGGCATCGTTACCATCGGCACGATCCAGTTCACTGCGGCGCCCGATGCGCAGGCCTATACAATTACCAACAACGACACCTTCATCGTCAACGGCGCCGGCGTCATCAACAACTCTACCAATCCGCAGACGTTCAATGTGAACGCCAGCATGTCGTTTCAGAACTCCGCTACAGCCAGCGGCGGCACGTTGGCGGTCACCTACATCAATGCCAGCGCGACTTCGTTCAACGACACGAGCACGGCCGGTAGTGCCATCGTCACCAACAATGGCGTCCTGGAGTTCAATACCGGCAGCACCGCCGGCAGCGCTGCGATCACTAACAACGCCGTCGTCAACTTCTATGATGCCACTTCGGGCGGCAGCGCCAACATTACGAACCTCGTATCGGGCACTGTCAGCTTCAACGGTACGGCAACGGCCAATACTGCAACGATCGTCAACGACGGCCTCGTGCAATTCACCAATTCCAGCACGGCGGGCAGCGCCAACATCACCAACAATAATCTCGCCGCGCTGAGCTTCGGCGACACCAGCACCGCCGGCACTTCCACGATCGCTAATTTTGGCGACATCGTCTTCAACAACGCCAGCAAGGGCGGCTCGTCGAACATCACCAATACCGGCGGCTCGCTCAGCTTCAACGATACGAGCACCGCAGAGCTTGCCACTATCACCAACAACATCGGCGGCCTGACCACTTTCAACAACACGTCGACGGCTGGTACCGCCAACATCACCAACAATTTCGGCAGCACATCCTTCCTCGATACGAGCACCGCAGCCAACGCAACGATTCTCAACACCGGCCCGAGCAGCACCTTCTTCACCGGCAACAGTTCGGCCGGATCGGCCAACATCACCAATATCGACGCCGGCACCTTCTCGGCCGCGACCTTATTCTTCGGCGCTGCGACGGCCGCCACCTCGACGATCACCAACAACATCGGCGGCAGCACCGTCTTCGGCAATTCCAACGGCGCCGATACCGCGACCGCCGGCAGCGCGCAGATCACCAACAACGCCGGCGGTCAGACGCAATTTCTCGCGGCGACGACGGCGGGCAATTCCGTGATCACCAACAATGCCGGTGGTTTCCTGGAATTCGGCACGTCGGGCGGCGGGACCGACACGGCGACCGCCGGGAACGCCAACATCACCAATAACGGCACCACGACGTTCAATGCATCGACCACCGGCGGCAACGCCGTGATCACGACCAACAACGGCGGCAACGTCTTCTTCCTCAACAACAGCACCGGCGGCAATGCGCAGTTCGTCACCAATACCGGCGGCACGTTCGACATGTCGGGGCTCGGCTCAGCCGGCACGGCGGCGGGTTCGATCGCGGGCGCCGGCAGCTACATTCTCGGCGCCAAGAACCTCGCCGCGGGCGGCAACAATCTCTCCACCACGGTCAGCGGCATGATCTCGGGCGCCGGCGGCGCGCTGACCAAGGTCGGCACCGGCGCGCTGACCTTGACCAACACCAACACCTATACCGGCGCGACCATCGTCAATGGCGGCACGCTGGTCGCGGACGGCTCGATCGCGGCTTCCGCACTGACCACGGTGAACGCGGGCGGCACGCTTTCCGGCAGCGGCATCGTCGGCAATACCGCGATTGCGGGCGGCACGCTGGCACCCGGCAGCGCCGGCGGCAGCATCTTCGGTCCGCTCACGGTGCAGGGCAATCTCTCCTTCACCGCGGCCTCGACCTACATGATCCAGGTATCGCCGGCGAATGCCGGCCGCACCAACGTCACGGGCATGGCGACGCTCGGCGGGGCCACCGTGAACGCGGTGTTCAGCCCGGCCAATTACGTTCAAACGCAGTACACCATCCTCAACGCGACCGGCAACGTCAGCGGCACGTTCAATCCGACGGTTAACTCCAACCTTGCGAATATCCAGTCGACGCTGAGCTATGACGCCAACAACGTTTATCTGACCGTCAAGCTCGGCTACACGCCGCCACCGGGCGGCTTCAGCGTCAACCAGCAGAACGTCGCCAACACGCTGACCAACTATTTCAGCAGCACCGGATCGATCCCGGCTGCCTTTGCCGCGCTCAACGCAGGCGGCCTCATCGTCGCCTCGGGCGAGCTCGGCACCGGCATCATCCAGTCCGCGATCAATGCGGACAACTTGTTCCTCAACATGCTGCTCGATCCGACCATCGCCGGCCGCTCCGGTGGCTTCGTGCCTGTCGGCAGCGCGTCGCCATACGCGGCCGAGGACGAGGCCAGCGCCTATACGGCCAAGCGGCTGGCGACGCCGACCGAGCGCGCAGCCTACGCGATGGCGACCAAGGCGCCGCTGTTGAGCGCGCAGCCGCTCAACCGCTGGAGTGTCTGGGGCGCGGCTTACGGCGGCTCGGCCACGACGGGCGGCAACGCCATGGTCGGTTCGCAGGACCTCTCGGCGCGCGTCTGGGGCGTGGTGGGCGGTGCGGACTACAAGGTTACCCCGAACACCTTGCTGGGCTTCGCGCTGGCCGGTGGCGGCACCAATTATTCGCTGGCCAACGCGCTCGGCCGCGGCTCGTCCGACCTGTTCCAGGCCGGCATCTTCGGCCGGCACAATTTCGGCCCGGCCTATCTCTCGGCCGCGCTGGCTTATGGCTGGCACGACGTCACCACCAACCGCACGGTGACGCTGGCGGGCTTCGACCAGTTGCAGGCGCGTTTCAAGGCGGAAACGTTCTCAGGCCGCTTCGAGGGCGGCTATCGCTTCGCGACCCCGTTCGCCGGCATCACGCCCTACGCCGCAGCCCAGGTGATCAGCTTCAATCTGCCGGCCTATGCCGAGCAGGCGATCGTGGGCACGCCGCTATTCGCGCTGAACTATGCGAGCCAGACCACCACCGCGACCCGCACCGAACTCGGCCTGCGCACCGACAAATCCATCGCGATGCAGGGCGCCATGCTGACGCTGTGCGGCCGCCTCGCCTGGGCCCATGACTACAATCCCGACCTCGCGGTCACCGCACTGTTCCAGGCCCTTGCCGGCACCAGCTTCGTGGTCAACGGCGCGCGCGGCAATCCCGACGCCGCGCTGGTCAGCGCCGGCGCCGAGATGAAATGGTTGAACGGCCTCTCGCTGGCCGGGACCTTCGAGGGCGAATTCTCCGGCAACACCACGAGCTATGCCGGCAAGGGCGTCGCCAAATACAGCTGGTGA
- the rffA gene encoding dTDP-4-amino-4,6-dideoxygalactose transaminase → MTTDFIPFNRPYATGKELVYQTEALHSSHLSGDGMFTKRCHRWIEEHTGCAKALLTHSCTSALDMAALLLDIEAGDEVILPSYTFVSTANAFVLRGAVPVFVDIREDTLNLDERLIEDAITTRTRAIVPVHYAGVSCEMDSILAIARRHDLRVVEDAAQGIMAGYKNRALGAIGDLGSFSFHETKNIISGEGGSLLVRDAELAQRAEIIREKGTDRGRFFRGEVDKYTWQDIGSSFLPNETTAAFLWAQFEEAQQITSERMAIWHRYHQMLEPLERQGLLRRPIVPADCQHNGHMYYVLLAPEIDRQRVIDGMKQSGISAVFHYVPLHSSPAGRRYGRAHGELALTTSLSLRLVRLPMWFGLSESQQHRVCEVLAALLKE, encoded by the coding sequence ATGACAACCGATTTCATTCCATTCAATCGACCCTACGCGACGGGCAAAGAACTCGTCTATCAGACGGAGGCGCTGCACAGTTCCCATCTCTCCGGGGACGGCATGTTCACAAAGCGCTGCCATCGCTGGATTGAGGAGCATACCGGCTGCGCCAAGGCCCTCCTCACCCATTCCTGTACCTCCGCACTGGATATGGCCGCGCTGCTGCTCGACATCGAAGCCGGCGACGAGGTCATCCTGCCGTCCTACACATTCGTATCGACGGCGAATGCCTTCGTCCTGCGCGGCGCAGTGCCGGTGTTCGTGGACATCAGGGAGGACACGCTCAATCTCGACGAACGGCTGATCGAAGACGCGATCACGACACGGACCCGCGCCATCGTTCCCGTGCATTACGCCGGCGTTTCCTGCGAAATGGATTCCATTCTCGCGATCGCCCGGCGTCACGATCTCAGAGTAGTCGAAGACGCCGCGCAGGGAATCATGGCCGGGTACAAGAATCGGGCACTCGGCGCGATCGGCGACCTCGGCAGCTTCAGCTTTCACGAAACCAAGAACATCATCTCGGGCGAAGGCGGAAGCCTTCTGGTACGGGATGCGGAGCTCGCGCAGCGCGCCGAAATTATTCGCGAGAAGGGAACCGACCGCGGCCGCTTTTTCCGGGGCGAAGTCGATAAATACACCTGGCAGGATATCGGCTCTTCCTTTCTACCGAACGAGACGACCGCTGCATTCCTGTGGGCACAGTTCGAAGAGGCGCAGCAGATCACCAGCGAACGGATGGCGATCTGGCACCGCTATCATCAAATGCTCGAACCGCTCGAACGGCAGGGCTTGCTGCGCCGGCCGATCGTCCCGGCGGATTGTCAGCACAACGGGCACATGTACTATGTCCTGCTGGCGCCCGAGATCGACCGCCAGCGGGTCATCGACGGAATGAAGCAAAGCGGGATCAGCGCGGTATTTCACTATGTCCCGCTCCATTCATCGCCGGCCGGCCGGCGCTATGGACGCGCGCATGGCGAACTGGCGCTGACGACCTCGCTATCGTTGCGGCTCGTCAGGCTGCCGATGTGGTTTGGCTTGAGTGAATCCCAGCAGCATCGGGTGTGCGAGGTGCTGGCGGCACTTCTGAAGGAATAG
- a CDS encoding prepilin-type N-terminal cleavage/methylation domain-containing protein: MFERDFFTRAATNFARKRAQGFTLIEALVALAIIAAVLSSIGAVIGTTVKGTKSIGQRMALTGAAETVFAALPARNALKPGRQSGELAGHRWRVDVAPLNAVAMEGPQARFVPLAVNMRVQAPGGPAIQVTTVRLVPKVAE, translated from the coding sequence TTGTTTGAACGCGACTTCTTCACGCGAGCCGCCACCAATTTCGCGCGAAAACGCGCGCAAGGATTTACGCTGATCGAGGCGCTGGTGGCGCTGGCGATCATCGCGGCCGTGTTGTCGTCGATCGGCGCCGTGATCGGCACCACCGTCAAGGGCACCAAATCGATCGGCCAGCGGATGGCGCTGACCGGCGCCGCGGAGACGGTGTTTGCCGCTCTACCCGCCCGCAATGCCTTAAAGCCCGGCCGCCAGTCCGGTGAACTCGCCGGCCACCGCTGGCGCGTCGATGTCGCGCCGCTGAACGCTGTGGCGATGGAGGGCCCGCAGGCGCGCTTCGTCCCGCTTGCGGTCAACATGCGGGTGCAGGCCCCGGGCGGGCCTGCGATCCAGGTCACCACGGTGCGCCTCGTGCCCAAAGTCGCCGAATGA
- a CDS encoding ISNCY family transposase, producing MRFSDLLDRTEAKELTQAAAAELLGINVRTFQRWAERYEAEGDDGLVDLRMGRRSPRRAPEEELERMLGLFRDRYADFTVKHFHEQLQKRHGYVLGYTVTKLALHAAGLVRKAPKRSAHRKKRPRRPLPGMLLHQDGSRHAWIEGLPAMDLIVTLDDATSEIYSMFLVEEEGTASTFQALGEVIGGRGLFCALYTDRGSHYFYTPKAGEKVSKTQQTQVGRALSHLGIEHIAAYSPEARGRSERMFGTLQGRLPKDLRLAGIRTVEAANAWLRAHYMAEHNAAFAIKAEQPGTAFVADRHEAWREALCVIEDRTVANDNTIAWNGRRLQLPESRLRPHFVKALVRVHEYPDGTASVFLGPHRLATFAADGHQISPDAPQPGSVLGAVKDKPLRARKRASLTAPARAAVEIARVGAEKRASSRTKKPTRRANPAAISVA from the coding sequence ATGCGGTTTTCGGATTTGCTGGATCGGACGGAGGCGAAGGAACTGACGCAGGCGGCCGCGGCTGAGCTTCTCGGGATCAACGTGCGGACGTTTCAACGTTGGGCGGAACGCTATGAGGCGGAGGGCGATGACGGGCTTGTCGACCTCCGTATGGGGCGGCGATCGCCGCGGCGCGCGCCGGAGGAAGAGCTTGAGCGGATGCTGGGGCTGTTCCGGGACAGGTACGCGGACTTCACGGTGAAGCACTTCCACGAGCAGCTGCAAAAGCGGCATGGCTATGTGCTTGGCTACACGGTGACGAAGCTGGCCTTGCACGCGGCGGGCTTGGTGCGGAAGGCGCCGAAGCGTTCGGCGCACCGCAAGAAGCGTCCGCGCCGGCCGCTTCCGGGCATGCTGCTGCATCAGGACGGGTCGCGCCACGCCTGGATCGAAGGTCTGCCGGCGATGGACCTGATCGTCACGCTGGACGATGCGACGAGCGAGATCTACTCGATGTTTCTGGTCGAGGAAGAAGGCACGGCGTCGACGTTCCAGGCCTTGGGCGAAGTGATTGGCGGGCGCGGCCTGTTCTGCGCGCTCTACACCGATCGCGGCAGCCATTATTTCTACACCCCGAAGGCTGGCGAGAAGGTCTCGAAGACGCAACAAACCCAGGTGGGACGGGCTTTATCGCATCTTGGGATCGAGCATATCGCAGCCTATTCGCCGGAGGCGCGCGGGCGCTCCGAGCGGATGTTCGGCACGCTGCAGGGCCGGCTGCCGAAGGACCTGCGGCTCGCCGGGATCAGGACGGTCGAAGCCGCCAATGCGTGGCTGAGGGCGCATTACATGGCCGAGCATAACGCGGCGTTTGCGATCAAGGCCGAACAGCCGGGCACGGCGTTCGTCGCCGATCGCCACGAGGCTTGGCGCGAAGCGCTGTGCGTGATCGAAGACCGAACCGTCGCCAACGACAATACGATCGCATGGAACGGTCGGCGGCTGCAGCTGCCGGAGAGCCGGCTCAGGCCCCACTTCGTCAAAGCCCTGGTGCGGGTCCATGAGTATCCCGATGGCACCGCGAGCGTGTTCCTTGGCCCGCACCGATTGGCGACGTTTGCCGCCGACGGACACCAGATCAGCCCCGACGCGCCTCAGCCTGGCAGCGTGCTCGGAGCCGTCAAGGACAAGCCCTTGCGGGCGCGCAAGCGCGCGTCCTTGACCGCCCCTGCGCGCGCCGCCGTCGAGATAGCGCGGGTCGGGGCGGAGAAACGGGCTTCAAGTCGAACAAAGAAACCGACCAGGAGGGCTAACCCGGCAGCAATATCCGTGGCATGA
- a CDS encoding PilN domain-containing protein — protein sequence MNLFKTIGAALSAWTGCVAAAPIALMDRVVSPRVVRLVEGEDGGFAVEATGKADSMPSRIAFADGALSAPNLAPLFRGSRVEIVLRPKRFLFRPLELPARAADFLEGIVRAQIDRLTPWSASEAVFGCSRPAASGSENITTMIAATTRKVATTYVQAVSEFHPAAIAICTDIAERDAGRVKVFEQKARGHLDAARLSRALLVGLGVMAAAALASVTVAAYVADNLGGQEAELARQISARRAAIRAGADGGDRSPLAVLERRKHETASSVIMLEALSQLLPDHTYVTELHLAANKLQISGITRDAPSLIPLIEQSKHFTRATFYAPTTRAPSDPGERFHIETRVEPNNTVVR from the coding sequence ATGAACCTGTTCAAGACGATCGGTGCGGCGCTCAGTGCGTGGACGGGCTGCGTGGCCGCCGCCCCGATTGCGCTGATGGATCGCGTGGTATCGCCGCGGGTCGTCCGGCTAGTCGAAGGCGAGGACGGCGGCTTCGCGGTCGAGGCGACCGGCAAGGCGGACAGCATGCCCTCGCGCATCGCGTTCGCCGACGGCGCGCTGTCGGCACCCAATCTGGCGCCCTTGTTCAGGGGAAGCCGGGTCGAGATCGTGCTGCGGCCCAAACGCTTCCTGTTCCGTCCGCTCGAACTGCCGGCTCGCGCCGCGGATTTCCTCGAAGGCATCGTGCGCGCACAGATCGACCGCCTGACGCCGTGGAGCGCCAGCGAGGCGGTGTTCGGCTGCAGCCGGCCCGCTGCGAGCGGGTCTGAGAACATCACCACAATGATTGCCGCGACCACGCGCAAGGTCGCGACCACCTATGTGCAGGCGGTCTCGGAATTTCACCCCGCCGCGATCGCCATCTGCACCGATATTGCCGAACGCGATGCCGGCCGCGTCAAGGTGTTCGAACAGAAGGCGCGCGGTCACCTCGATGCGGCGCGGCTGAGCCGCGCGCTGCTGGTGGGGCTTGGCGTCATGGCGGCGGCGGCGCTAGCCTCGGTGACGGTCGCGGCCTATGTGGCCGACAATCTCGGCGGGCAGGAAGCCGAGCTGGCGCGGCAGATTTCGGCGCGGCGCGCCGCGATCCGCGCCGGCGCCGATGGCGGCGATCGCTCGCCGCTCGCGGTGCTGGAACGGCGTAAACACGAGACGGCCTCCAGCGTGATCATGCTGGAGGCTTTGAGCCAGCTCCTGCCCGACCATACCTATGTCACCGAACTGCATCTGGCCGCCAACAAGCTGCAGATCTCCGGCATCACCCGCGATGCGCCGTCGCTGATCCCGCTGATCGAGCAATCCAAACACTTCACCCGCGCCACCTTCTACGCGCCGACCACGCGTGCGCCTTCCGATCCCGGCGAGCGTTTCCACATCGAGACGCGGGTGGAACCGAACAACACGGTGGTGCGATGA